In Festucalex cinctus isolate MCC-2025b chromosome 5, RoL_Fcin_1.0, whole genome shotgun sequence, a single genomic region encodes these proteins:
- the LOC144018895 gene encoding tRNA (32-2'-O)-methyltransferase regulator THADA isoform X3, whose product MCAVCEANVTVAMSSFDELLTSLRKCVIAEDQTCVNGIQKLQRVFDKLSECFRSDVKRSKERSLEEAAQLLKTVKLHLLERDHLHLLVRLLVSLQLQLVHISTACRKVDQMLQHLAKVDHQLVFGETHVCLAAIVNSEQIFTQEDLQRACTFLEVSLVGRDVWRQLWPSFLDKLAKFFPFILHQEFRRDGQSCYLAVKVCLQIFQLLSREVSCAVWDEKERSPAMKTILQALIEIVFGQSCNKDTRLLAGTAVAMLINTASESGAGAAAAAAWGLLQSSRSEPWLLTVGALEVHCCPPVVSGVGRLLMSRALLTCCQSHILLSSCAEGAEGSLLLDALFPLICDLCEEKLNCHYLAFEVFALWLKKVKECAPDIWKMTGGRLVPDGSNLQQQLLSIIWTSAESPVDGVSDCARLTFRSLLDLYDLDCEQFGEPNKPLYLTLLHRTLQLPWESKAKYHRLCALLPYLGTDTVLDHYAEVANHLLQSMSSDHLSPCGLELYTCLIKQQRRELCADSPKSESDLAEKWAQRWLPVLLQALTSNGVVLQSNSSTHLLPCTFQVFPSAVEPLLASLDPFSPGHLCAWAFIMSSYRAVTGSSPKAPQGGSTLKILRLALSSADDKVRLAALDGLCCSPKTKETPTPEELSIMTTFIPQNFNSESSLFRQHFQAAVRRFLLRIRDGCLLHIKQQKDKRDGQEMESSQQILTLGIGFVDWLSQLVFCNLTPDHSYQRKKTVLLLLSALLETCTDTWSPDKRKGQPPVNMGSLITYARLRGQWDFFSRKKLLVLISCLEDSTNEIRELSAGLLVRFFPSVLLADVAATLLIRGKRLMCSPRVQQAQMGALMMKVHHHKRQGLPEWNLNFDIDVSGVHNIKASSLVRFLVKELEDHYLTAKADVLLAARTKPMHGVVSALQKCLLEDVSSICDSLGPTLTADLLSLLKNISLLLLGILHGQRDPPSDAPPSFCEMGNAISSLVANSAGGNQEDGGEECVLLSEEHSLVLTCCWVSLKETGILLGSLVERILSESGPDAGFLTKQHLQTAADIFQNILLKCRHWGAVEGCCVGFTKFCSALLGSSDPELKKIPSHMLQQVNCGFSRLCCLNKWRRFLLTMSSLSLFLFPCFSLSLLRSFLLSLSLSLCWPLLLSSPSLPFSPSLWFCLLFRFLLPLPPPLLFSVLFPLALSLSLFICRSICLYSAAAFSALLSPFSSSLCPHSLFICRSLVAPPLPKALQVVQSPSCTSVTRRAAGLPVLILCVVSAEEASKARPLLAHSIQTLLDTAGIPLPENWDQTVDLPQVCAVHTLQALLRGSGLGVAILQFAPRVAILALTLLRSPCWAMRNAALQLYSSLCSRMLGQRPNGEGGSKHGMPPHAFFHHYCTLQPFLLEELREAAGDLQRPPEEARLRLQPSLYPILTLLGQLQPGVQDSAETLSDFRPPLLQLSASPIYSVRVMASKALVSMTPPSEYMNIIINLTARLPRTPERCCHNWLHGQLLHIKALVDTTLIQNCVPAAELHAAVSAVEASVWLATDAQRCPLVRATYVAVVESLQRFCRQTFLSELFDVVMRELLTPQQGLQLGLSSFHQRAIQLLCSDPKWARDLLATFPTASYDVRLALVTWVVADQASLNARLKELIQSVLQSSLREALLSPIEEYRRAHLAAFVAVMPTGDSPPPAVPLEESVLLECLDLLLSGLEVGRGGSELLSQALHGASFLLSHCCRNSLIQRWCAVLDTHRSPDAAEVLRVACAEALCMAGLPLISHHLIPPAVTIKLLSTGLHLLQDQSRQVRTKAASFISKLHHARGGAQRSVRLVQVNLAVPLLLDLLLDECWDTPSTLEVLLCHVPQSDLRSVLSGIADSGRCGSLYEQDDANVFAEPSVMSALVLPYLLLMIDKSPQSSIVAQSLTKWAEENAALLLHNLQLCQGLQPAETLTLLPDRRFHSTISGLLTRAAFLLHLCKTCDPVQRLCDPSALQMTLNDVCSRLSEHGVHLRSSLTSAVAGDVARRKSQ is encoded by the exons ATGTGTGCcgtgtgtgaggcgaatgttACGGTAGCAATGTCGTCTTTTGATGAACTTCTGACAAGTCTGCGAAAGTGTGTCATCGCCGAGGATCAAACGTGTGTAAATGGAATTCAAAAACTCCAGCGCGTTTTCGATAAACTATCAGAATGcttcag GAGCGATGTTAAAAGGAGCAAGGAGCGCAGTTTGGAGGAGGCTGCCCAACTGTTGAAGACTGTAAAGCTGCATCTCCTGGAGCGTGATCACCTTCATCTTCTTGTCAGGCTTCTCGTCTCCTTGCAGCTGCAGTTGGTGCACATATCCACAGCCTGCAGAAAAGTGGACCAG ATGTTGCAACATCTGGCAAAGGTGGATCACCAGCTGGTGTTTGGAGAGACGCACGTATGTTTGGCAGCTATAGTTAACTCTGAGCAG ATATTCACTCAGGAAGACCTTCAGAGAG CTTGTACGTTCCTGGAAGTTAGCCTTGTGGGTCGTGATGTGTGGCGACAACTGTGGCCTtcctttctggacaaattagcCAAATTCTTTCCGTTCATTCTTCACCAAGAATTCCGACGAGATGGGCAGTCGTGTTATCTTGCTGTGAAG GTTTGTCTCCAGATATTTCAGCTCTTGTCTCGAGAGGTGTCTTGTGCAGTGTGGGATGAAAAAGAGAGGAGCCCAGCCATGAAGACAATCCTGCAGGCTCTCATAGAAATTGTGTTTGGACAG AGCTGCAACAAAGACACTCGTCTTTTGGCGGGGACCGCCGTGGCCATGCTCATCAACACGGCATCAGAGAGCGGCGCAGGTGCAGCCGCTGCCGCTGCCTGGGGACTTTTACAGAGCTCTCGTTCAG agcCATGGCTGTTGACTGTGGGGGCTCTTGAGGTGCACTGTTGCCCCCCAGTGGTGAGCGGGGTGGGGCGGCTGCTGATGAGCAGGGCTCTTCTCACGTGCTGTCAGTCACACATATTGCTCAGTTCCTGTGCAGAAGGTGCAGAG GGCAGCTTACTGCTGGATGCTTTGTTTCCTCTCATTTGTGATTTGTGTGAGGAGAAGCTGAATTGTCACTACCTTGCCTTTGAGG TGTTCGCGCTATGGCTGAAGAAGGTCAAAGAATGTGCGCCTGATATCTGGAAGATGACGGGTGGCCGCTTGGTGCCTGATGGCAGCAACCTGCAGCAACAGCTCCTTTCAATTATTTGGACGAGTGCTGAAAGTCCA GTGGACGGCGTGTCCGACTGCGCCCGTCTTACCTTTCGCTCGCTGTTGGACCTCTATGACTTGGACTGTGAGCAATTTGGTGAGCCAAACAAGCCTCTTTATTTGACTTTACTGCATCGGACTCTCCAACTCCCTTGGGAATCCAAAGCCAAGTACCATCGCCTCTGCGCTCTACTTCCCTATTTGGGGACTGACACG GTGCTGGATCATTATGCTGAAGTAGCAAATCACCTCCTGCAGAGCATGTCAAGCGATCACCTGTCTCCATGCGGGTTGGAACTTTACACGTGTCTGATCAAGCAGCAGAGAAGAGAGCTTTGCGCTGATTCTCCCAAGTCGGAGTCAGATCTGGCCGAGAAATGGGCACAACGTTGGCTTCCCGTCCTTCTTCAGGCGCTGACCTCAAACGGGGTCGTTCTTCAAAGCAACAGCTCAACACACTTGCTCCCTTGCACCTTTCAAGTCTTCCCGTCTGCTGTGGAGCCTCTGCTTGCCTCCCTGGATCCCTTCTCACCAGGCCACTTGTGTGCGTGGGCCTTCATCATGAGTAGCTACCGGGCCGTGACTGGGAGCTCTCCCAAGGCTCCGCAGGGGGGCTCTACCCTGAAAATCCTCCGTCTAGCCCTGAGCTCTGCAGATGACAAAGTTCGACTTGCCGCTCTCGACGGATTGTGTTGCAGCCCCAAGACCAAAGAGACTCCAACACCAGAAGAACTGTCAATAATGACAACCTTCATTCCGCAGAACTTCAACTCGGAGTCCTCCCTTTTTCGACAACATTTCCAAGCGGCAGTGAGGCGATTTTTGCTCCGGATAAGAGATGGATGCTTGCTGCACATCAAACAGCAAAAGGACAAGAGAGACGGCCAAGAGATGGAAAGCTCACAGCAAATACTGACCCTGGGAATAG GTtttgtggactggttgagccaACTGGTTTTCTGCAATTTGACACCAGATCACAGTTACCAGAGGAAGAAAACTGTCTTACTGTTACTGTCTGCACTTCTGGAAACCTGCACTGACACTTGGAGCCCCGACAAGAGGAAGGGACAACCACCTG TGAACATGGGCTCTCTCATTACCTATGCTAGATTGAGAGGACAATGGGACTTCTTCTCTAGGAAAAAACTGTTGGTTCTCATCAGCTGTTTGGAAGATTCCACAAATGAG ATTCGTGAACTTTCAGCAGGATTATTGGTGAGATTTTTCCCTTCCGTTCTTCTTGCTGATGTCGCCGCGACTCTGCTCATTCGTGGCAAGCGGCTTATGTGCAGTCCTCGGGTCCAGCAGGCTCAGATGGGGGCGCTGATGATGAAAGTCCACCATCACAA aaggcAAGGCCTTCCTGAATGGAATTTAAACTTTGACATCGATGTCAGTGGTGTCCATAACATCAAGGCCTCCAGCTTGGTTCGATTTCTTGTGAAGGAGCTTGAAGATCACTACCTCACAGCCAAGGCAGATGTGTTGCTTGCTGCCAGAACTAAGCCAATGCACG GTGTTGTGAGCGCCCTCCAGAAATGTTTGTTGGAGGACGTGTCCAGCATCTGTGATTCACTTGGTCCTACCCTGACCGCAGATCTGCTGAGCCTGCTGAAGAACATTTCGCTGCTCCTGCTTGGCATACTGCACGGACAGCGAGATCCTCCAAGTG ATGCTCCGCCTTCTTTCTGTGAAATGGGGAACGCCATCAGCTCTCTGGTAGCCAACTCAGCTGGAGGAAATCAAGAAGATGGAGGAGAGGAGTGTGTCTTGTTGTCTGAAGAGCACAGCCTTGTTCTCACCTGCTGCTGGGTGTCGCTTAAG GAAACGGGGATTCTTTTAGGTTCTCTTGTGGAGAGAATTCTCTCTGAATCCGGGCCTGACGCAGGCTTTCTAACAAAACAACATCTCCAAACGGCGGCGgatatttttcaaaacattctCCTCAAATGCCGTCACTGG GGGGCAGTAGAGGGGTGTTGTGTGGGCTTCACCAAGTTCTGTTCGGCTCTACTTGGCAGCAGTGATCCTGAACTCAAGAAGATCCCCTCTCACATGCTCCAACAAGTAAATTGCGGGTTCTCACGTCTATGCTGTCTGAATAAATGGAGAAGATTCTTGCTTACAAtgagttctctctctctctttttgtttcCTTGCTTTTCTCTGTCTCTCTTACGCTCctttctcctctctctctctctctctctctgttggcctcttcttctttcttctccaTCGCTGCCtttttctccctctctctgGTTCTGTCTCCTCTTTCGCTTCCTCCTTCCTCTCCCCCCCCCTCTGCTTTTCTCTGTTCTCTTTCCCctcgctctttctctctctctcttcatctGTCGCTCTATCTGCCTCTATTCGGCTGCCGCTTTCTCTGCCTTGCTCTCCCCTTTCTCTTCATCTCTCTGCCCTCACTCTCTCTTCATCTGTCGCTCTCTCGTGGCCCCGCCTCTGCCCAAGGCGTTACAAGTTGTGCAATCTCCGAGTTGCACCTCCGTAACGAGGCGGGCTGCAGGATTACCTGTGCTCATCCTGTGCGTGGTATCTGCAGAGGAGGCCAGTAAAGCACGGCCGCTTTTGGCACATAGCATCCAAACCTTACTGGACACAGCTGGAATCCCACTTCCTGAGAACTGGGACCAGACTGTCGACCTCCCACAG GTGTGCGCTGTTCACACGCTGCAGGCTCTGCTGCGCGGGTCGGGCCTGGGTGTGGCCATCCTTCAGTTTGCGCCCAGGGTAGCCATTTTGGCTCTCACTCTGCTCCGTTCTCCGTGCTGGGCCATGAGGAATGCGGCCCTTCAGCTTTACA GTTCTCTTTGCTCTCGGATGCTCGGTCAGAGGCCCAACGGCGAGGGTGGGAGTAAACATGGCATGCCCCCCCACGCCTTCTTCCACCACTACTGCACACTCCAGCCCTTCCTCCTCGAGGAGCTCCGAGAGGCAGCTGGTGACCTTCAGCGTCCGCCTGAGGAGGCCAGGCTCCGCCTCCAGCCATCGCTCTACCCGATTCTTACTCTTTTAGGCCAACTGCAGCCTGGCGTCCAAGATTCAGCAGA AACCTTGTCAGACTTCCGGCCTCCTTTACTCCAGCTCTCTGCCAGTCCTATTTACAGTGTGCGCGTGATGGCCTCCAAGGCACTGGTCTCCATGACGCCGCCCTCGGAATACATGAACATCATCATCAATCTGACGGCCCGGTTGCCGCGCACGCCGGAGCGTTGCTGTCACAACTGGCTCCACGGGCAACTGCTGCACATAAAAGCTCTGGTGGACACAACTCTCATCCAAAACTG TGTGCCCGCAGCGGAGCTCCATGCAGCGGTGAGCGCTGTGGAGGCGTCAGTGTGGCTCGCCACGGATGCTCAGCGCTGCCCGCTGGTGAGAGCGACGTATGTTGCCGTGGTGGAGTCGCTCCAAAGATTTTGCCGCCAGACTTTTTTGTCAGAGCTCTTTGACGTTGTCATGCGTGAGCTCCTTACACCTCAGCAGGGGCTTCAG CTTGGCTTGTCTTCCTTCCATCAAAGAGCAATCCAATTGCTCTGTAGCGACCCCAAGTGGGCGCGTGACCTCTTGGCAACTTTTCCAACTGCGAGCTATGATGTGAGGCTGGCGTTGGTCACTTGGGTGGTGGCGGATCAGGCTTCACTGAACGCCCGCTTGAAAGAATTGATCCAGAGTGTGCTGCAG TCCAGCCTGAGGGAGGCGCTGTTGAGCCCCATTGAGGAGTACCGCAGGGCCCACCTGGCAGCCTTCGTAGCAGTGATGCCCACGGGGGATTCTCCTCCTCCAGCAGTCCCACTTGAGGAGTCAGTTCTTCTGGAGTGTCTGGACTTATTATTGAGTGGTCTTGAGGTTGGGAGAGGCGGGTCGGAGCTCCTGTCCCAGGCTCTGCATGGTGCAAGTTTCCTGCTTTCCCACTG ttGTCGGAATTCTCTAATCCAACGCTGGTGTGCTGTCTTGGATACTCACCGTTCCCCCGATGCCGCTGAAGTTCTGAGGGTAGCTTGTGCTGAAGCTCTGTGCATGGCTGGCCTTCCCCTCATCAGCCACCATCTCATTCCTCCAGCTGTCACCATCAA ACTGCTGAGCACAGGCCTGCACCTGCTGCAGGACCAAAGCCGACAGGTGAGGACCAAAGCGGCCAGCTTCATCTCCAAGCTGCATCACGCCAGAGGAGGAGCCCAGCGGAGCGTCCGCCTCGTGCAGGTCAACCTGGCTGTCCCGCTTCTGCTGGATTTGCTGCTGGACGAGTGCTGGGACACGCCGAGTACACTGGAGGTGCTTCTGTGTCACGTTCCCCAGTCTGACCTGAGATCTGTGCTGAGTGGCATCGCAGACAGCGG CAGGTGCGGAAGCCTCTATGAGCAGGATGACGCCAACGTGTTTGCGGAGCCTTCGGTGATGTCTGCACTTGTGTTGCCTTACCTGCTGCTCATGATCGACAAGTCCCCGCAATCGTCAATAGTGGCGCAGAGCCTCACCAAATGGGCGGAGGAGAACGCTGCTCTGCTGTTACACAACCTCCAATTGTGCCAAGGCCTCCAGCCAG CTGAGACGCTGACGCTCCTCCCGGACCGCCGGTTTCACAGCACCATTAGCGGCTTGCTAACAAGAGCCGCCTTCCTTCTCCACCTTTGCAAAACTTGTGACCCTGTGCAACGCCTTTGTGACCCTTCAGCCCTGCAGATGACTTTAAATGACGTCTGCAGTCGGCTAAGTGAGCACGGTGTCCACTTGAGATCTTCTCTCACATCTGCTGTAGCTGGAGATGTCGCACGACGCAAGTCTCAATAA